The following are encoded in a window of Phaseolus vulgaris cultivar G19833 chromosome 3, P. vulgaris v2.0, whole genome shotgun sequence genomic DNA:
- the LOC137807115 gene encoding uncharacterized protein, whose amino-acid sequence MAGKGVGSMVKAVAEYQYPWREKLVKYKDELAKGVWGYWDLGAWKPLSISARRRARLRKEVLLAGEDWPYDPERKEMKTRRKGHKCDRVSAEKRENTKKLMEKMPQMLLDYKKRRWQKKMKEEDKGKL is encoded by the coding sequence ATGGCGGGCAAAGGTGTTGGTTCGATGGTAAAGGCAGTGGCAGAATATCAGTATCCTTGGCGTGAGAAGCTAGTAAAATACAAGGACGAACTTGCCAAGGGAGTATGGGGATACTGGGACCTGGGGGCATGGAAGCCACTGAGTATCAGTGCTCGGCGACGTGCCAGACTTCGAAAGGAAGTGCTCCTTGCTGGGGAAGATTGGCCCTATGATCCTGAAAGAAAGGAGATGAAGACCAGGAGGAAAGGGCACAAATGTGATAGGGTATCCGCCGAGAAACGGGAAAACACCAAAAAGTTGATGGAGAAGATGCCCCAGATGTTACTGGATTACAAGAAGAGAAGGTggcagaagaagatgaaggaggaAGACAAAGGAAAACTTTGA